The DNA segment ctgagagCCTTTCCCTTGTAGGAAGGGAAGGACGGACGAGCGCTGCACTCACCCGCCACTGCTGCGGTagagcagctctgcctggccGTGCTCCAGcctccaggctgctgctgctcagcagaaaTCAGCCCGAGTGCCGAGCGAGTGGTTGGCAGAGGGAGGGCGAGGGATGGTTTGAGAGAGCCAGGGGCATCCCCCACACCCCACCTCCCAGAGCTGAGGATCTGCAGTGGGCTCACCTTACAGCTGTGCTGCTCCCACCGTGCAAGGAGGAGCCTGTTCCTGGTGGGTCCGGGCAGCATTTTGCATGAGGTCGGGCAGAGCCACGGCCCCCACCAGCCAGAGCTGCGTAGCCTGCACTTTGGGCCATCACAGGCTCCCTGCGGCCACCGTGTCCTCCTTGCCCCAAGCAGGCAGGACCTGGTGCTCAGGGGAGCCCAGCCGGGAGTTCATCTCAGGTTGCAGGGGGACATGAGGAAAGGGGACAGAAGCAGTGAGCCAAGGAGAAAGGGCTTTTTCCTAGTGACCCTGGGCAGGGGCGGGCAGGCGAGGGCTGCTCACGGTAACCCCTGTCTCCTCTTAGTCCCCTCCATACAGCTCCGGCAGCTATGACTCCATCAAGACAGAGGTCAGCGGCTGCCCCGAGGACCTGACCGTTGGCAGGGCCCCCACGGCcgatgaagatgatgatgacCATGATGACCACGAAGACAACGATAAGATAAATGACTCGGAGGGGATGGACCCAGAGAGGCTAAAGGCCTTCAATGTAAGGAGAGCGCCACGGGGAGGGTGAGCCCGCCTGCCTCCTGTCTCGGTGTTCCCACCGTCTGTCTTCTCCTTTGCAGATGTTCGTGCGCCTTTTCGTGGACGAGAACCTGGACCGGATGGTTCCCATCTCCAAGCAGCCCAAGGAGAAGATCCAGGCCATCATCGAGTCCTGCAGCCGGCAGTTTCCCGAGTTCCAGGAGCGGGCACGCAAGCGTATCCGCACCTACCTCAAGTCCTGCCGCCGCATGAAGAAGAACGGGATGGAGATGGTGAGCGGCCACCCCGCTGCCCTGCTGCTCACCACCGCTCCTGGGCCAGAAGGTCCCTGAGCACCTTCTCTGCTTGTGTCTCTGCAGACCAGGCCCACGCCGCCGCACCTGACCTCAGCCATGGCAGAGAACATCCTGGCCGCCGCCTGCGAGAGCGAAACGCGGAAAGCAGCCAAGAGGATGCGGCTGGAGATCTACCAGACCTCCCAGGTATGTTGCATGCGGCTGGAGGTGGGCAAGGGATGGAGCCGACAGCATCCCGTGGCAGGGCGGGGAAAAGGAGAGATGTTTCTGAGCAATTTggtaaagcattttaaaaagtctttctaaAAGTCAGAGGGCTGCAGAACAGGGCCCTGTGGTGTGTCCTAAGACTCAggccagcagggctggggatgctggtttgggctggcAATGCTGTAGCCGCAGGAAACCAGGCGTCCCTGCACCGTCCCTTGCGCCGGCCGCAGAGGACAGCTGGGCTCCTTTCTGGACTATGTCTGTGTTTCCCTCGTGCAGGATGAACCAATTGCTCTAGACAAGCAACACTCCAGAGACTCCACAGCCATCACCCACTCCTCCTATTCACTGCCAGCTTCATCTTACTCCCAAGACCCAGTCTACATCAATGGAAGCCTGAACTACAGCTACCGTGGCTACGGGTCCCTGGGGGGCAGCCTGCAGCCGCCTGCCTCCCTCCAGACAGGCAACCACAGTAACGGTAAGTGGTCGCACGCTGCACCAGGGTCCATGGTGGCACAGGGAGCCCACCCAGGCAGCGTGCCGCGGGCTCCCCAATATCCTGCACTACGCGGCTGAGCTGGTCACtggaggggaggcaggggctgctcccaTGGCTCACGCCAAGCCCAGTCACAGCAGCACCTCTCCTGCCGCCGCACAGAGCTGCTCCAAAGGCCCCTCTTCTGCCTGTCTACTCAGCTTGCCTCATCAGTGGATGGTTAATTGTTGAACTGAACTTGGAAGGACAGTCTAGGTGGCACtggtggagggaaggagtgtcacttaaaaaaaaagagaatctcTACCAGCTATTAATTATTAACAGGAGCGGGTGCCTATCGCTGCCCTGATCTTGTTGCTGGTATGAGCTGTTCCTTTCCCAGCCTGCACTGGCTGCTCTCggagacagggatggggatggggacagggctggTGAAGTTCAGGGTCTCTACAGCAGTGCCCGGGGCACAGCCAGCTCCTGCCGCAGGTCAGGAGGGTgatgaggggctgggggggctgcatgGGACAGGACTGAGGCTGCAGGGTGGGAAGGCAGAAGGAGAGCGCAGGTGAGGCTTGAGGGGTCGGCTGGGCGAGGAGCAAGTGAACAGAGCGGAGTAgcctggggctgagcagggcaCCTGGGGAGATGCCGTGGTACCTGGTGACTCCCTGGCACCCAGGAGAGAGAGGTGTGGGATGGGGCAAAGGCTCTCCCCTTGGGCAGCAGCCCTCTCTCTGGCTGTGTCCTCCCGGCAGCGGTGGCACGACAGGCTGGAGCCCGCCCTGGTCCTCGGCTGCCTTCACTTGCCCCGGTGTGCTCTgggctcctgccctgcccctgcccaccccGAGGGGAGTGAGGATTTGG comes from the Haliaeetus albicilla chromosome 2, bHalAlb1.1, whole genome shotgun sequence genome and includes:
- the NOL4L gene encoding nucleolar protein 4-like isoform X2 gives rise to the protein MNDSTWISADQHLNSSLSPSQDESMRSPQNLHGHEDDDSSSESCSGNGSSTLNPSTSSSTQGDSTFPEMNGNGTAAPMDFTTSADDQPINLCDKLAPAHVTPSYQSDSCSADGLRSRVKYAVKTTAESPPYSSGSYDSIKTEVSGCPEDLTVGRAPTADEDDDDHDDHEDNDKINDSEGMDPERLKAFNMFVRLFVDENLDRMVPISKQPKEKIQAIIESCSRQFPEFQERARKRIRTYLKSCRRMKKNGMEMTRPTPPHLTSAMAENILAAACESETRKAAKRMRLEIYQTSQDEPIALDKQHSRDSTAITHSSYSLPASSYSQDPVYINGSLNYSYRGYGSLGGSLQPPASLQTGNHSNGPTDLSMKGGASSTAPSNSTSRGMQAAQLSPTEISAVRQLIAGYRESAAFLLRSADELENLILQQN